AAAGACGTGGGGTCCGTGCACGCAGCACATAGGGCCCAAGTGGAGGAAAAGAATGGAGGGAGGCTGCTGTAGCTGGGATGCTCAGGCTGCCTGACTTTATCTGACTAATAATGAAAGGCAGCAAGCGTGTCAGAGAGTGTGAGAGAAACAGATCGATAGAGAGATAAAACTGAGATGGAAGGAGCTGGcaagggggtgggggagagagtAATAAACACGACAGATCAGCAGGGCTACACTTTAACCTGATCTGCATGCACTCTGTGCCGGTGTAGGTGAATGAATGCATCAGGTGTAAGGGCGTGGTGGACTGCACCTAAGTAAAGGATCAGAGAAGTGAAAGTAGGAAGGTGACAGCTGTTCCTGTTGTTAATGCTGCCCTGTAACCTGCCTTCACAGCCCTGATTCAGCCCTGTAAGGCCACCTCCTTTACTCCGGCTGTATGGAGAAGCCCAGACCCTGCCACCTCTGAGGACAGAGACTCACAGCCTTCCCCCACTTCCCTGgccacctccctcctgccccagagcAGTGATGTGATGTGTGTCGGCCACACTGTGAGCAGTGAGCGGCTCCTGCGGCCACCAACATCAGAAACTCAGACTCGAGGGGACCCAGGGAAAGGGCCGGGGCACCACACGCGGATGTCGAGACGAGCTCGGGGCCCCGCGTTCCTGTCAGGCACAGCCACCCGCGGGCCGGTGCGCGGCTCGGGGCGAGGGATGCGGCCCGCAGGCGGCGCCCGGGCCGcggagaggcagaggaggaggaggaggaggaggaggaggaggaggaggcggcgccACACCCGGAAGCGGCCGCTTGCGACGGCGGAGgagccgcggcggggcgggcagggggtggctcccggcggcggggccggggcctgcGTTGAGGAGCGAtcgcggcggggccgtgccgagccccgCGGGtgccggtggcggcggcggcggcagcggcatGGCGGCCGAGGGGAAGGTGAcggggcagagccaggagcagtTCCTGCTGCTCGCCAAGGCCGCCCGCGGCGCCGCCCTGGCCAGCCTGATCCACCAGGTGCTGGAGGCCCCGGGCATCTACGTCTTCGGGGAGCTGCTGGACATGCCGGCCGTGCGGGAGGTGAGGCCCGCCCCGACCCGCCGCCGGCAGcgcccgcggcccggccccgtgcccctCGGGGCCTGACCCGACCCCTCTGTCCCGCAGCTGGCCGACAGCGAGTTCTCGCCCGTCTTCCGCCTCCTGACCATCTTCGCCTACGGCACCTACGCCGACTACCTGGGTGAGCACGGGCCCCTCGCCTGTCCTGGGCCCTACACCAGCCCTGGGCCCCGCACAGCACCCGTGTGCCTCCAGCCCGGCAGGattgtgaccccccccccccccccccccaccgtgGGCCTGAGACTGGTGCAGACCTGGCAATAATTAACGCTGCACGGGGAATTTCCAAGAACGTCTTGGCAGGGATGTtttggagggagggggggaagacTTAGGTACCCGCTGGGATGTGGAGACCGCCATAAATAAGGCACGGAAAGGCTGCTCAGGAAAAGGTCTTTGGGGCTGTGATTTAACGGTGATAGCTTACCAAGACAAAGTGTTGCTTTGGGGATTGCTGTGCAGAAGCTCTAAGAAATGGGTACGGTGCAGGCGCTTCTGTCGCAGGACTGGGAAATGGAAGATGAGGCATAAATTCTAACAcctgtttttccctttggcGATAGCTGAAGCAGCAAACCTCCCTCCCTTGACAGAGGCTCAGAAGAATAAATTGAGGCACCTGTCAGTCGTCACTCTGGCTGCCAAGATCAAGGTAATGCCCCTATTTTACCCCTAGTTCTCGTTCTTCTGGGATTACCTCATGCTAGTTACTGTCATGTTTCCACAGTGCATCCCCTattcagtgctgctggagcagctacAGTTGAAGAATGTCCGGCAACTGGAGGACCTTGTGATTGAGGCTGTGTACGCAGATGTGCTGCGAGGGAGCTTGGATCAGCGGAACCAGCGCCTGGAGGTGGATTACAGCATTGGGAGGGACATCCGGAGGGAGGAGCTAAGCACCATCACCCGCACATTGCAGGAGTGGTGAGGAGGAAGCCCCCCCATACTAACACCTAAAAAGGTCGCAGGAGTGGTCAGGGGCTTCACCAGGTCCTCTGTGTGTTCTTGGGGGTAGTGTAGTAAGATGGCCTTCTCTATCCCCTTTCCCATCTCgcagtggaaaataattttccaaatttctCCATGCTGGAGGGGTGAGAAAACTGCAGCG
This is a stretch of genomic DNA from Cygnus atratus isolate AKBS03 ecotype Queensland, Australia chromosome 1, CAtr_DNAZoo_HiC_assembly, whole genome shotgun sequence. It encodes these proteins:
- the COPS7A gene encoding COP9 signalosome complex subunit 7a; the encoded protein is MAAEGKVTGQSQEQFLLLAKAARGAALASLIHQVLEAPGIYVFGELLDMPAVRELADSEFSPVFRLLTIFAYGTYADYLAEAANLPPLTEAQKNKLRHLSVVTLAAKIKCIPYSVLLEQLQLKNVRQLEDLVIEAVYADVLRGSLDQRNQRLEVDYSIGRDIRREELSTITRTLQEWCQGCEVVLSGIEEQVSRANQHKEQQLALKQQIESEVANLKKTIKVTTAAAAAATSQDPEQHLTELREPAPGTNQRQASKKTSKAKGLRGSAKIWSKSN